A window of the Comamonas sp. Y33R10-2 genome harbors these coding sequences:
- the thiC gene encoding phosphomethylpyrimidine synthase ThiC, producing the protein MTAPDSIFTPLASHFSGDAPDSARFADLLAQSRQPFPASSKSYLIGAGHPDLRVPVRDIALTNGEQVSVYDTSGPYTDPAVSIDVRSGLPNVRGAWIEQRGDSEFYVGRQRLALDDGGKRGDEDVRVAQLRAEAAALQRQPRRAKSGQNVTQMHYAKRGIITPEMEYVALRENGRREWMQQYQQDAARELRLAGNSMGAAIPKIITPEFVRAEIARGRAIIPANINHPEIEPMAIGRNFKVKINANIGNSAVTSSIEEEVEKLVWAIRWGADNVMDLSTGKNIHTTRDWIVRNSPVPIGTVPIYQALEKVGGIAEDLSWPIFRDTLVEQAEQGVDYFTIHAGVRLAYIHLTAQRRTGIVSRGGSIMAKWCMAHHRESFLYEHFEDICDIMKQYDVSFSLGDGLRPGCASDANDEAQFAELATLGELTQVAWKHDVQTMIEGPGHVPMHMIQANMTEQLKHCREAPFYTLGPLTIDIAPGYDHIASAVGAAMIGWMGTAMLCYVTPKEHLGLPDRDDVKQGIIAYKIAAHAADVAKGHPGARSRDDALSQARFDFRWEDQFNLGLDPDTARAFHDETLPKDSAKVAHFCSMCGPKFCSMKITQEVREFAAAKGLAEDQALAVGMQAKAGEFNKAGGDFYIPIVTASTDTTAR; encoded by the coding sequence ATGACCGCCCCTGATTCCATCTTTACGCCACTTGCATCCCATTTTTCTGGCGATGCGCCTGATTCAGCTCGCTTTGCAGACTTGTTAGCCCAGTCGCGCCAGCCGTTTCCTGCATCCAGCAAGAGCTACCTGATCGGCGCGGGTCATCCCGATTTGCGTGTGCCGGTGCGTGATATTGCACTCACGAATGGTGAGCAGGTCAGCGTGTATGACACCTCAGGCCCTTACACCGACCCGGCCGTGAGTATTGATGTGCGTAGCGGCTTGCCCAATGTGCGCGGCGCATGGATTGAGCAGCGTGGTGACAGCGAGTTTTATGTGGGTCGTCAGCGCCTCGCATTGGATGATGGCGGCAAGCGGGGCGACGAAGATGTGCGCGTGGCTCAGTTACGCGCCGAAGCGGCCGCATTGCAACGTCAGCCCCGTCGCGCCAAGTCCGGTCAGAACGTGACCCAGATGCACTACGCAAAGCGCGGAATCATCACGCCCGAAATGGAATACGTGGCTCTGCGTGAAAACGGCCGCCGCGAATGGATGCAGCAGTACCAGCAAGACGCAGCGCGTGAGCTTCGCTTGGCTGGCAACAGCATGGGCGCAGCCATTCCCAAGATCATCACCCCCGAGTTTGTGCGCGCCGAGATCGCCCGCGGCCGCGCCATCATTCCCGCCAACATCAACCACCCGGAAATTGAGCCCATGGCGATTGGCCGCAACTTCAAGGTCAAGATCAACGCCAACATCGGCAACTCCGCCGTCACGTCGAGCATTGAGGAAGAAGTCGAAAAACTGGTCTGGGCGATTCGCTGGGGTGCGGACAATGTGATGGATCTCTCGACCGGCAAAAACATTCACACCACGCGCGACTGGATTGTGCGCAACTCGCCCGTGCCGATTGGCACCGTGCCGATTTATCAAGCATTAGAAAAAGTCGGTGGCATTGCCGAAGATCTAAGCTGGCCCATCTTTCGTGACACGCTGGTGGAGCAAGCCGAACAAGGCGTGGATTACTTCACCATTCACGCCGGTGTGCGTTTGGCTTATATCCACCTTACGGCGCAGCGCCGCACGGGCATCGTCTCGCGTGGTGGCTCCATCATGGCCAAGTGGTGCATGGCGCACCACCGAGAGAGCTTTCTCTACGAGCATTTTGAAGATATCTGCGACATCATGAAGCAGTACGACGTGAGCTTCTCGCTGGGCGACGGTCTGCGCCCCGGCTGCGCGTCCGACGCCAATGACGAAGCCCAGTTTGCCGAACTGGCCACGCTGGGTGAGCTAACTCAAGTCGCTTGGAAGCACGATGTGCAGACCATGATCGAAGGCCCCGGCCATGTGCCCATGCACATGATTCAGGCCAATATGACCGAGCAGCTCAAGCATTGCCGCGAAGCGCCGTTTTACACGCTCGGTCCCCTGACCATCGACATCGCCCCCGGCTACGACCACATTGCCAGCGCCGTTGGCGCGGCCATGATTGGCTGGATGGGCACGGCCATGCTGTGCTATGTGACGCCTAAAGAACACTTGGGCTTGCCGGACCGAGATGACGTCAAGCAAGGCATCATTGCGTACAAAATTGCGGCCCACGCCGCGGACGTAGCCAAGGGTCATCCCGGTGCCCGCTCACGCGACGATGCACTGAGTCAGGCGCGTTTTGACTTCCGCTGGGAAGACCAGTTTAACCTAGGACTGGACCCGGACACTGCTCGGGCCTTCCATGACGAAACCCTGCCCAAGGACAGTGCCAAGGTGGCGCACTTTTGCAGCATGTGTGGCCCCAAGTTCTGCTCGATGAAGATTACACAGGAGGTGCGTGAGTTCGCTGCAGCCAAGGGCTTGGCTGAAGATCAAGCGCTGGCCGTGGGCATGCAAGCCAAGGCAGGTGAATTCAACAAGGCTGGCGGGGATTTTTATATCCCTATCGTCACTGCATCGACAGACACCACGGCACGATGA
- a CDS encoding ABC transporter substrate-binding protein has translation MPRLSKSVPTASVLAIALSAVFAVPAMAQEKVKIGFITDMSSLYADVEGKNGAVAIQMAIDDFGGKVLGKPIELLSADHQNKADIAASKAREWIDTQGISLVFGGTNSATALAMAKVAQEKKRIFIDNGAGSSALTNEQCSPYTVHYAFDTVALAKGTGSAIVDTGGKNWFFVTADYAFGHALEADTTKIIEAKGGKVLGSVKTPLNASDFSSFMLQAQNSKAQILGLANAGGDTINSIKAAKEFGVTKNMKLAGMLVFFSDIHSLGLKNTEGMQFTAPWYWDMNDASRKFADAFMAKTQRRPSEIQAADYSATMNYLKAVEKAGTLDADKVMATLKSTKIDDFFGQGYIREDGRYVHDMYLMQVKSPAESKGTWDYYKIIKKLPAEQIWTTKAESKCQYWR, from the coding sequence ATGCCCCGCTTGTCCAAGTCCGTGCCCACCGCCTCTGTGCTGGCGATTGCACTAAGCGCCGTCTTTGCCGTCCCCGCCATGGCACAAGAGAAAGTCAAAATCGGTTTTATCACCGATATGTCCAGCCTCTATGCTGACGTGGAAGGCAAGAACGGCGCTGTCGCCATCCAGATGGCGATTGACGACTTTGGTGGCAAGGTGCTGGGCAAGCCCATCGAGCTACTGAGCGCCGACCACCAGAACAAGGCAGACATCGCCGCCAGCAAGGCCCGTGAATGGATTGATACGCAAGGCATTAGCTTGGTGTTTGGCGGCACCAACTCCGCAACAGCGCTGGCCATGGCCAAGGTGGCGCAAGAAAAAAAGCGCATCTTTATCGACAACGGCGCAGGCAGCTCTGCCCTGACCAATGAGCAATGCAGCCCCTACACCGTGCACTACGCTTTTGACACCGTGGCTCTGGCCAAAGGCACAGGCAGCGCCATTGTTGACACGGGCGGCAAAAACTGGTTTTTTGTAACGGCTGACTATGCCTTTGGCCATGCCCTAGAAGCCGACACCACCAAGATCATTGAAGCCAAGGGCGGTAAGGTGCTGGGCTCGGTCAAGACACCGCTCAACGCCAGCGACTTCTCCAGCTTCATGCTGCAAGCGCAAAACAGTAAAGCTCAGATTCTGGGCCTGGCCAATGCGGGTGGCGACACCATCAACTCCATTAAGGCCGCCAAAGAGTTTGGCGTGACCAAGAACATGAAGCTGGCCGGCATGCTGGTCTTTTTCTCGGACATTCACAGCCTAGGCCTGAAGAACACCGAAGGCATGCAATTCACCGCGCCTTGGTACTGGGACATGAACGATGCATCACGCAAATTTGCAGATGCCTTCATGGCCAAAACTCAGCGCCGCCCCAGTGAAATTCAAGCGGCTGATTACTCTGCCACTATGAACTATCTCAAGGCCGTGGAAAAAGCCGGCACGCTGGACGCCGACAAGGTTATGGCCACGCTGAAAAGCACAAAAATAGACGACTTCTTCGGTCAGGGCTATATCCGCGAAGATGGTCGCTATGTGCACGACATGTATCTGATGCAAGTGAAGTCACCCGCCGAATCGAAAGGTACTTGGGACTACTACAAGATCATCAAAAAGCTACCCGCAGAACAAATTTGGACCACCAAAGCAGAGAGCAAATGCCAGTACTGGCGCTGA
- the mog gene encoding molybdopterin adenylyltransferase: MSEKVLHDAVKIGIVSISDRASSGVYEDKGLPALQDWMSRALKNPITFEARLIPDERAGISAALIALVDAGCSLVLTTGGTGPALRDVTPEATLAVAHKEMPGFGEQMRQISLAFVPTAILSRQVAVIRGSSLIINLPGQPKAIAETLEGLKDANGTQKVNGIFAAVPYCIDLIGGPYFETHDAVCKAFRPKSAIRAPRTA; the protein is encoded by the coding sequence ATGAGTGAGAAAGTTCTGCACGATGCCGTAAAAATCGGCATCGTCTCCATCAGCGACCGCGCTAGTAGCGGCGTTTATGAAGACAAGGGCCTGCCCGCCCTGCAGGACTGGATGAGCCGTGCGCTGAAGAACCCCATCACGTTTGAAGCCCGCCTCATTCCCGATGAGCGGGCCGGCATCAGCGCCGCGCTGATAGCGCTGGTGGACGCAGGCTGCTCACTGGTGCTGACCACCGGCGGCACCGGCCCCGCCCTGCGCGATGTGACGCCTGAGGCCACTCTGGCCGTAGCCCACAAAGAGATGCCCGGCTTTGGTGAGCAAATGCGCCAAATCAGCCTGGCCTTTGTACCCACGGCTATCCTGTCGCGCCAAGTGGCGGTGATTCGCGGCAGCAGCCTGATCATCAACCTGCCCGGCCAGCCCAAAGCGATTGCTGAGACGCTAGAAGGCCTGAAAGACGCGAACGGCACGCAAAAGGTCAACGGCATTTTTGCCGCCGTGCCTTACTGCATCGACCTGATTGGCGGGCCTTACTTTGAGACTCATGATGCGGTCTGCAAGGCCTTTCGCCCCAAGAGCGCGATTCGCGCACCGCGCACCGCATAA
- the yjgA gene encoding ribosome biogenesis factor YjgA, with the protein MSRKPTKGYFVRGKFVAEGSELDVELKAELKGTYDSTRTDLKRESDALQDLGKELLTLRSDLFKRLQISEQLVDALAEAKRITNFEGKRRQMQYVGKLMRKLTDEQLNSVKQALEEQRNGSPTEKMSLQVSEQWRDRLVLEDDALAIWLEHFPETDVQQLRSLIRQSRKDLEKAKADAAAAAQAAGPDAAPKEVSKGRAYRDLFQLVREQLAKAGKTSAADDSDE; encoded by the coding sequence ATGTCACGCAAACCCACTAAAGGCTATTTTGTTCGCGGTAAGTTCGTTGCTGAAGGCAGCGAACTTGATGTCGAACTCAAAGCCGAACTCAAAGGCACTTACGACTCCACCAGGACCGACCTCAAGCGTGAAAGTGATGCGCTTCAGGATCTGGGCAAGGAGTTGTTGACGCTGCGCAGCGACTTATTCAAGCGCCTGCAAATCTCCGAGCAGTTGGTTGATGCTCTGGCTGAAGCCAAGCGCATTACCAACTTTGAAGGCAAGCGCCGTCAAATGCAGTACGTGGGCAAGCTCATGCGCAAGCTCACAGATGAGCAGCTCAACTCGGTCAAGCAAGCGCTGGAAGAGCAACGCAACGGCTCGCCCACCGAAAAGATGTCGCTACAAGTCTCCGAGCAGTGGCGCGATCGTTTGGTCTTGGAAGACGATGCTTTAGCCATTTGGCTGGAGCACTTCCCAGAAACTGATGTGCAGCAACTGCGCTCGCTGATTCGCCAGTCCCGTAAGGACCTGGAAAAAGCTAAGGCCGATGCAGCTGCTGCCGCACAGGCCGCCGGCCCTGACGCAGCGCCCAAGGAAGTCAGCAAGGGCCGCGCCTATCGCGACCTGTTCCAGCTGGTGCGCGAGCAACTGGCCAAGGCAGGCAAAACCAGCGCCGCCGACGACAGCGATGAGTGA
- the pmbA gene encoding metalloprotease PmbA has translation MKKPRSSITSTSSAQAQSEPQAGFSFSQSFFEGLVDQALKHAKKLGATDAGAEASEGCGLSVSVRKGSLETVERNRDKSLGVTVYLGQRRGNASTSDFSEAAIAQTVQAAYDIAKFTAEDPFASLPDSADIALPGTHRDLQLFHPWDISSEAAAEMALRCEEAAFKTHRRVSNSEGAGVSAQQSHFFTAHTNGFRGGYASSRHSLSVAPIAKLPGKNGEMQRDYWYSSMRNAADLASPEAVGRYAAERTLSRLGSRKIPTTECPVLFESPLAAGLLGGFVHAISGGALYRKSSFLLDSLGKPVFPKHIDIEEDPFILGGKGSSPFDEEGVRVQARKVVDAGRVEGYFLSSYSARKLGMKTTGNSGGSHNLVMTSRRTKAGDDLDAMLKKLGTGLFVVELMGQGVNYVTGDYSRGASGFWVENGEIAFPVDEITIAGNMKDMFKGIQAIGADAYNYGAKTVGSILINRMKVAGS, from the coding sequence ATGAAAAAACCTCGCTCCAGCATTACAAGCACTTCTAGTGCACAGGCCCAATCTGAACCGCAAGCCGGTTTTAGCTTTAGCCAATCCTTTTTTGAAGGTCTGGTGGACCAGGCTCTGAAACACGCCAAAAAGCTGGGTGCTACGGACGCCGGAGCCGAGGCTTCCGAGGGCTGCGGCCTCTCGGTCAGCGTGCGCAAAGGCTCGCTGGAGACCGTGGAACGCAACCGCGATAAGTCGCTTGGCGTGACTGTGTATTTGGGCCAGCGCCGTGGTAATGCCAGTACTTCAGACTTTTCTGAAGCTGCCATTGCTCAAACCGTGCAAGCGGCTTACGACATTGCTAAGTTCACTGCCGAAGACCCGTTTGCCAGCTTGCCTGATAGTGCCGACATCGCGCTGCCCGGCACGCACCGTGATCTGCAATTGTTCCACCCTTGGGACATTAGCAGCGAAGCCGCTGCCGAAATGGCGCTGCGCTGCGAAGAAGCGGCATTCAAGACCCATCGCCGCGTGAGCAACAGTGAAGGCGCTGGTGTCTCGGCCCAGCAAAGCCACTTTTTCACCGCGCACACCAATGGCTTTCGCGGTGGCTACGCCAGCTCGCGCCACAGCCTGTCGGTTGCGCCCATCGCCAAGCTGCCTGGCAAGAACGGCGAAATGCAGCGCGACTACTGGTATAGCTCCATGCGCAATGCGGCTGATCTGGCGTCGCCTGAGGCCGTGGGCCGCTACGCCGCAGAGCGCACGCTAAGCCGTTTGGGGAGCCGCAAGATTCCAACGACTGAATGCCCCGTGCTGTTCGAGTCGCCTCTGGCTGCGGGCTTGTTGGGTGGTTTTGTTCACGCCATCAGCGGCGGTGCGCTGTACCGCAAGAGCAGCTTCTTGTTAGATTCCTTGGGCAAGCCTGTGTTTCCCAAGCACATTGACATTGAAGAAGATCCCTTTATTTTGGGCGGCAAGGGCAGCTCACCATTCGACGAAGAAGGCGTGCGTGTGCAGGCCCGTAAGGTGGTGGATGCTGGTCGTGTGGAAGGCTATTTCCTGTCCAGCTACTCGGCGCGCAAGCTGGGTATGAAGACCACAGGCAATTCGGGTGGTTCGCACAATTTGGTGATGACATCGCGCCGCACCAAAGCGGGCGATGATTTGGATGCCATGCTCAAAAAGCTGGGCACGGGCCTGTTCGTGGTCGAACTGATGGGCCAAGGCGTGAACTACGTGACCGGAGACTACTCGCGCGGCGCTAGCGGCTTCTGGGTGGAAAACGGCGAAATTGCATTCCCCGTGGATGAAATTACTATCGCTGGCAACATGAAAGACATGTTCAAGGGCATCCAAGCCATTGGTGCCGATGCCTACAACTACGGTGCCAAGACCGTGGGCTCTATCCTCATCAATCGCATGAAGGTGGCGGGCAGCTAG
- a CDS encoding winged helix-turn-helix domain-containing protein, producing MPKSLSADIYLRFLQLASTIRNLPLLPALDPLEERLLEQIANAGTRHERLCVRDLMAQRELGSPATIHTRLKSMRQKGWILLADTEDARRKQIELSPDAHKHFEKLSACILEAATEK from the coding sequence ATGCCAAAGTCACTGTCTGCCGATATTTATCTGCGCTTTTTGCAGCTGGCGTCCACTATTCGCAACCTGCCACTGCTTCCGGCGCTCGATCCGCTTGAAGAGCGCTTGCTGGAGCAAATTGCCAACGCGGGCACACGCCACGAGCGCTTGTGCGTACGCGACCTGATGGCGCAGCGCGAGCTGGGGTCCCCTGCCACGATTCATACACGCCTTAAATCCATGCGCCAAAAAGGCTGGATTTTGCTGGCCGATACCGAAGATGCTCGTCGCAAGCAAATTGAGCTGAGCCCTGATGCGCACAAGCATTTTGAAAAGCTCTCCGCCTGCATTTTGGAGGCCGCGACTGAGAAATAA
- a CDS encoding EamA family transporter, whose protein sequence is MSSPSQPAGMSRIDWFSAIVVIVVWGLNFVVMKWGLDKISPLLLCALRFAAASLPLLLFVRPPKNLSWSLLAAYGLVQGVGQFGLLFTGMKLGMPAGMASVVLQTQAFITMLMAAAFLNEKPRSWQWIGLLIAISGLVLIGTAHGDGASDMTLTGFVLTVGAAFMWASSNLLTRVAAKQGSYEPVSFIVWTSVFPIIPLVLLVWWMEGGDVITAQLQSIGWKEVGVIAYLAFLSTLLGYGLWTRLLQRYAASTVAPLSLLVPVIGLLSAMLLLGESPNKLQWFGTLGVLLGMVVNQFGGRLMRR, encoded by the coding sequence ATGAGTTCTCCTTCCCAGCCTGCAGGCATGAGCCGCATCGATTGGTTCAGCGCAATTGTCGTCATCGTGGTTTGGGGGCTTAATTTCGTTGTGATGAAGTGGGGCTTGGACAAAATCTCCCCGCTGCTTCTGTGTGCGCTGCGCTTTGCTGCAGCATCATTGCCTCTGTTGCTGTTTGTCCGGCCCCCAAAAAATCTCTCGTGGAGCTTGCTCGCGGCTTATGGCTTAGTGCAGGGCGTGGGGCAGTTTGGTTTGCTGTTTACGGGTATGAAGCTGGGCATGCCTGCGGGCATGGCTTCGGTGGTGCTGCAGACACAGGCATTCATCACCATGCTGATGGCGGCTGCGTTTTTAAACGAAAAGCCAAGGTCTTGGCAATGGATAGGTTTGCTCATTGCCATTTCTGGGTTGGTGCTGATTGGTACGGCGCATGGCGATGGAGCATCAGACATGACTTTGACGGGGTTTGTGCTGACCGTGGGCGCAGCTTTTATGTGGGCCAGCTCAAACCTGCTGACACGCGTGGCGGCCAAACAAGGCTCTTATGAGCCCGTGTCATTCATCGTCTGGACCAGCGTCTTTCCCATCATTCCTCTTGTACTGTTGGTGTGGTGGATGGAGGGCGGGGATGTCATTACAGCCCAGCTTCAATCCATTGGCTGGAAGGAAGTCGGTGTGATTGCCTATTTGGCCTTTTTGTCTACTTTGCTGGGCTATGGCTTGTGGACGCGCTTGCTGCAGCGCTATGCCGCCAGCACGGTAGCCCCCTTGTCGCTGCTGGTGCCGGTGATTGGCCTGTTGTCCGCCATGCTCCTTTTGGGTGAGTCACCGAACAAGCTGCAATGGTTTGGTACGTTAGGCGTGTTGCTGGGCATGGTGGTGAACCAGTTTGGCGGGCGCTTGATGCGGCGCTGA
- a CDS encoding monovalent cation:proton antiporter-2 (CPA2) family protein gives MAAEGSASQLVGIVTLLGAAVIGVPLFKRLGLGAVLGYLAAGLVIGPFGLGLLTDAQTIIHVAELGVVMFLFVIGLEMKPSHLWGLRGQIFGLGSMQVVLSALLLTGVGIAFGFSWQVAFVSGAGFVLTSTAIVMQVLSDRGDLRAPRGQRMVSVLLFEDLLIVPLLAVVAFLAPAEAASAASASPLWQRIGIALLSLAVLVVAGRWLLNPMFRILARSKAREVMTAAALLVVLGAALLMEWGGLSMAMGAFVAGVLLSESSFRHQLEADIEPFRGLLLGLFFLGVGMALNLEVVGRNWPLIVGGVVAMMLAKSLCIYVVARISNSSNAEAIDRAILMAQGGEFAFVLFTEALKLKVLSPEVNANMTAIVVLSMALTPLVIVMHQRMARAETVSTEGVDVPQDLQGNVLIIGFGRIGQIASQGLLAKSVSISIIDNDPDTIRSAALYGFKVYYGDGARADILHAAGAHQAQAIMVCINDKDATTHIVEHLAAECPQVRVIVRAFDRQHALKLMQLNAEVVVRETFESAIVMGRQTLKVLDVPDEEADALMEEVRSRDAERFAMEVAGGTFAGRALVLGNIEHIDPPHHEEPAKTGAS, from the coding sequence ATGGCAGCCGAAGGCAGTGCAAGCCAGTTGGTAGGAATCGTCACCTTGCTGGGTGCTGCGGTGATTGGAGTGCCGCTGTTCAAGCGCCTGGGCTTGGGCGCGGTGCTGGGCTATCTTGCTGCAGGTCTGGTGATTGGCCCTTTTGGCTTGGGTTTGCTGACCGATGCGCAGACCATCATTCATGTGGCCGAGTTGGGCGTGGTGATGTTTTTATTTGTCATCGGGCTAGAGATGAAGCCTTCCCACCTTTGGGGGCTGCGTGGACAAATCTTTGGGCTGGGCAGCATGCAAGTGGTGCTATCGGCACTCTTGCTCACAGGGGTTGGCATCGCTTTTGGTTTTTCTTGGCAGGTCGCATTTGTCAGTGGCGCAGGCTTTGTGCTGACTTCTACGGCGATCGTTATGCAAGTGCTTTCAGATCGTGGTGACCTGCGCGCACCGCGTGGTCAGCGCATGGTGTCTGTCCTGCTGTTTGAAGATCTGCTGATCGTGCCGCTGCTGGCCGTCGTGGCTTTTTTGGCACCGGCAGAGGCCGCCTCTGCAGCATCGGCATCACCCCTGTGGCAGCGCATCGGTATTGCTCTGCTGTCGTTGGCAGTGTTGGTTGTGGCAGGGCGCTGGCTGCTCAACCCTATGTTTCGCATTCTGGCTCGCTCCAAGGCGCGCGAGGTGATGACGGCTGCTGCTCTGTTGGTGGTGCTAGGTGCTGCGCTGCTCATGGAGTGGGGCGGTTTATCCATGGCCATGGGGGCTTTTGTTGCGGGGGTGCTGCTTTCTGAGTCTAGCTTTCGCCATCAACTAGAAGCGGATATTGAGCCCTTTCGCGGCTTGTTGCTAGGCCTCTTTTTCTTAGGTGTTGGCATGGCGCTGAACCTAGAAGTTGTGGGTCGCAACTGGCCGCTTATTGTGGGTGGTGTTGTGGCCATGATGCTTGCCAAGTCGCTGTGCATCTATGTGGTGGCTCGCATATCCAATAGCTCCAATGCGGAAGCGATTGATCGTGCCATCTTGATGGCTCAGGGTGGTGAGTTCGCATTTGTGCTGTTTACTGAAGCGCTCAAGCTAAAGGTTTTGAGCCCAGAGGTGAATGCGAATATGACGGCCATAGTGGTGCTGTCTATGGCATTAACGCCTTTGGTCATCGTCATGCATCAGCGCATGGCGCGTGCTGAAACGGTCTCCACTGAAGGCGTGGACGTGCCGCAGGATTTGCAAGGCAATGTGCTCATCATCGGCTTTGGCCGGATAGGGCAAATCGCCAGCCAAGGCTTGCTTGCCAAGAGCGTATCTATCTCCATTATTGACAACGACCCCGACACGATTCGCTCTGCGGCGCTCTATGGCTTTAAGGTGTATTACGGCGATGGCGCACGGGCCGATATCTTGCATGCCGCGGGTGCGCATCAAGCGCAAGCCATCATGGTTTGCATTAACGATAAGGATGCGACGACGCATATCGTTGAGCATTTGGCTGCTGAATGCCCGCAGGTGCGCGTGATTGTGCGAGCCTTTGATCGCCAGCATGCGTTGAAGCTGATGCAGCTCAATGCGGAGGTGGTGGTGCGTGAAACCTTTGAGTCCGCCATTGTCATGGGCCGCCAGACATTGAAGGTGCTGGATGTGCCCGATGAAGAAGCGGATGCACTTATGGAGGAGGTGCGCAGCCGGGATGCGGAACGCTTTGCGATGGAGGTCGCAGGCGGCACGTTTGCTGGTCGTGCGCTGGTGCTGGGAAATATCGAGCACATTGACCCGCCCCATCATGAGGAGCCTGCTAAAACTGGGGCGTCTTGA
- a CDS encoding GatB/YqeY domain-containing protein — protein MSLKAQITEDMKTAMRAKDSVRLGTIRLLQAAMKQKEVDERIELDDAAIIAIVDKLLKQRKDSITAFESANRQDLADIEKAEVEVLKVYLPARMEAAEITAAVQAIVADLGASGPGDMGKVMGAVKTQLAGKADMGLVSAAVKAALSN, from the coding sequence ATGAGCTTGAAAGCCCAGATTACCGAAGACATGAAGACTGCCATGCGCGCCAAGGACAGCGTGCGCTTGGGCACCATCCGCCTGCTGCAGGCCGCGATGAAGCAAAAGGAAGTGGACGAGCGCATTGAGCTGGACGACGCAGCCATCATCGCCATCGTCGACAAGCTGCTCAAGCAGCGCAAAGACTCGATCACCGCTTTTGAGTCCGCCAATCGCCAGGATTTGGCCGACATTGAAAAAGCCGAAGTCGAAGTGCTCAAGGTCTACCTGCCCGCGCGCATGGAAGCCGCCGAAATCACCGCTGCCGTGCAAGCCATCGTGGCTGATCTAGGTGCTTCCGGCCCCGGCGACATGGGCAAGGTCATGGGCGCCGTCAAGACTCAGCTAGCTGGCAAGGCCGATATGGGTCTGGTGTCTGCCGCAGTGAAGGCTGCACTGAGCAACTAA
- the rpsU gene encoding 30S ribosomal protein S21, producing MTTIRVKENEPHEVALRRFKRTIEKLGLLTDLRAREFYEKPTAERKRKKAAAVKRHYKRVRSMQLPKKLY from the coding sequence ATGACTACTATCCGCGTCAAAGAAAACGAACCTCATGAAGTTGCTCTGCGCCGCTTCAAGCGCACTATCGAAAAGCTGGGCCTGTTGACAGACCTGCGCGCACGTGAGTTCTACGAAAAGCCAACAGCCGAGCGCAAGCGCAAGAAGGCTGCTGCCGTGAAGCGCCATTACAAGCGCGTTCGCAGCATGCAACTGCCTAAGAAGCTGTACTAA
- a CDS encoding EamA family transporter encodes MNASDRLRVAAVIIIWGLNFVVMKLGLQTLSPMVMGALRFMAASLPFVLFIRPPAMPWRYVVAYGLAQGLGQFGLLFLGLQMGMTAGMASVVMQTQAFFTLILAASVLHERVRTAQWLGLLLTFAGLVIIALARGQDAQQMTLAGFSLTLGAALMWAVSNLITRHAAQASPGYAPFPFIVWSSLVPILPFTALAIWQDGWDGVTGQISAMNGTAWFAIGYLALLATLLAYSLWTQLLQRLPAATVTPFSLLVPVIGLLAALIVLDEHPTGFQWLGAAIVLCGMLINQGIGLLSKLRTSIFQPTKSKKNGVKL; translated from the coding sequence ATGAATGCTTCAGACCGGCTGCGCGTCGCGGCTGTCATCATCATCTGGGGCTTGAACTTTGTGGTGATGAAGCTGGGCCTGCAAACCCTCAGCCCCATGGTTATGGGTGCTTTGCGCTTCATGGCTGCATCACTGCCCTTTGTGCTGTTTATCCGCCCGCCCGCCATGCCTTGGCGCTATGTCGTGGCGTACGGGCTGGCACAAGGTCTGGGGCAATTTGGCCTGCTGTTTTTAGGCTTGCAGATGGGCATGACAGCAGGGATGGCCTCGGTCGTCATGCAAACACAGGCCTTTTTTACCCTGATTCTTGCCGCTTCGGTGTTGCATGAGCGCGTGCGTACTGCGCAATGGCTGGGCTTGTTGTTAACCTTTGCCGGGCTTGTCATCATTGCGCTAGCGCGCGGACAAGATGCGCAGCAAATGACACTTGCGGGCTTTAGCCTCACCTTGGGCGCCGCTTTGATGTGGGCAGTCTCCAACCTCATCACTCGCCATGCAGCACAAGCATCGCCGGGTTATGCGCCTTTTCCGTTTATTGTCTGGAGCAGTCTGGTACCCATCCTGCCTTTTACGGCGCTAGCCATCTGGCAAGACGGCTGGGATGGCGTAACCGGGCAAATATCCGCCATGAACGGCACAGCATGGTTTGCCATTGGCTACCTCGCCTTGCTCGCCACCTTGCTGGCCTACAGCCTATGGACCCAACTGCTGCAGCGTTTACCCGCCGCCACAGTCACTCCATTTTCATTATTAGTGCCTGTGATTGGCCTGCTGGCTGCGCTGATTGTTTTGGATGAACACCCGACAGGCTTTCAATGGTTGGGCGCAGCGATCGTGCTGTGCGGCATGCTGATCAATCAGGGAATTGGCTTGCTGAGCAAACTAAGAACCAGCATTTTTCAGCCGACAAAGAGCAAAAAAAATGGCGTCAAACTCTGA